The Apodemus sylvaticus chromosome 4, mApoSyl1.1, whole genome shotgun sequence nucleotide sequence TCAGCCTCACTGAAAGCTCCTAGCTTACAAGGACACAAACAGTTAAgagtagaagaaaatgaaacGTGTTCTCAAGGAAGAGATAGCCAGAAAATCGGGGCTAGCAATTATTTCAAGAGCCCAATCTGTTGTCAGTGAcagaatctttttttgtttggttggttttttttgtttttgtttttctttttgttttcaaaacagggtttctctgtgtagttctggctgtcctggaactcactctgtagaccaggccagcctcgaatccgcctgcctctgcctcccaagtgctgggattacaggcgtgcgccaccacctcctggcccaGTGGCAGAATCTTAATGAACCCAGAGCACGACCCTTGAGGAAACTTGCTCAGTGAAGTTGTGAGACCCTTTGCCAAAAGACAAACCTGGCACTGGCAGGCCCCTGACGCCTGTCCGCTCTTTTCACTGAAGCTTCCAAAAGGAAGCAAAGAGTGGGGTGGAAGGGGGGCAACAGACTGGAAAGAaagagagctgggggggggggggcgctgtacaacttttctattaaaaaagaaaggatgcaGTCACTTTTAGACCCGGGAGGACCTGACCAAGGAAACAGAAGTGATGTGTTGGAAACTCCAGTCTTAAATTCTGAGTCACACACCCTTCACTGTGTGTTCCTCGTCGTTTAAACTATGAATCTGGAACCAGGGTTCTGACAGGAAATTGGTTAACACTgcctaaacaaaaacaacaaagaaaatcctCACATCCCTCTTCCCAGAAATTAGGCATTTTTAAGCTGGTAATTTCTAAGCAAAATAAGGGTGCTGCCTGGCTCATTTCCACAGAATTTAGCATTGAGTGAGCCAGGGCCTGAGATTTATCCTCAGTTCCTGGGCAAGGGCCAGGAACACAGCGCCAGACAGACAGAGGCCCGAGTTGTGAGGCTCCAAACTAAGACACTAAAGAGAGGCAGCAAGACACAGGAAGCTGGCAGGGCCTCAATTGTGTGGGTCCAGATTCAAAAGAACAATTATTGTGAGTGACTTTTGAAAGCACTACCTAATTCTCCAGCAGATCTGAAGTCGTGATGGAAATTtcatggtggggtgggggtggataaGTATGTGAAGAACTAAAAAGTCGGGGTTCAGAAGATGAAGTACAAGGGTTCAGGAGATGGAGTGCAGGAATTGCTGAgatcagagagagaagatggagaagggTAGGGATGAGAAATGCCCCTGGTCTGACTGATATAAAGGAGAGGATCCCACACAATAGGGGCCGGTTCTTAAAGGGAGAAGGACATTAACAAGTTTAGCCTACAGGAGTTCTGCTGCTGACAGAAAaagttgggaagaaaagagaattaCATCTGAAAAAAGGAGTCCCAGGAGAATGCATTAAtaactcactgtgtgtgtgtatgtatgtgtgtgtgtgcgcacacacacatacatacacacacgcgcgcgcgcgtgcgcgtacacgcctgtgtgtgtgcatgtgtgtgtgtccatccagaAGGAAACTccccaaaaggaaatgcatgcGAAGGCTGGACGCCAAGCGGAGCCATTGGGAGGACGGTGGGAGCTGTGGGAGCCAGGCCCTGCCTAGAGGGTGTCCGGCAGGAGGCCAGTCCCCGACACTTACCTCGACCGTAGCCCTGCGTGTGCTTGGCGAAGCTCCTTACCACCGCCTCCACCGCCTCGCGCAGCACCGCAGGGCTCCCCGCGGCGCCGGGGGGCAGGGGCAGCCCGGGGGCCCCAGCCAGAAGCagagggggcgggggcggggcggggggcggCGGGGCGGGCGGTGGGCCCGCGGGGGGTGTGGCGGCGCTAGTCGGGGCCCCAGTCACCCCCGGCCGCAGCGCTCGCAGAGTGCCTCTCCCGCCGACACCTACGCCGGGTTGCAGCCGCTGTGCTCGCAACGTCTCCATCCCGGCGGCCGGCGGGCTGGGCCCTGGAGCCTGCCAGCCTGGCGAGCTAACGGTCCCAGCCACCCCAGTGAGCAAGAGTCGGGGGGATTGAGGGCGGTGCCGTGATCCAGCTGTCAGTCAAGAGCGGGCGGGACGAGCCAGATGCCATGCTAATCACtggtggagagggaggaaaggggtggGCTCCTGAGCCACCTTAGGCAAATGATTGAGGAAGGCGGAGGCTGCGAGAAccaattgaaaaagaaaagtctgAATCGAGGGAGCGCTTCGGAGCATCTTTGGGAATCCTGTGGTAAAGGCTAGAAATCTGGCCAGACCCCTGGGGCGGGGCTTGAAGAAAAAATAGGCCTGGATGCAAGGCTGGATAGAATTGTagctggaaaaaaatatatattaaaaaaaaaagaaaagaaaagaaaaaaaaaaagaattgtagctggaaaggattcttttttttcttttttctttttggttttttcgagacagggccctggctgtcctggaactcaccttgtaggccaggctgacctcaaactcagaattcctcctgcctctgccgcccaagtgctgggattaaaggggtacaccaccactgccggcACTGGAGAGGATTCTTAAGGACCTTTTGTATGATCACTTTACTTTCTGGATGTAGATGCGGTTCAGAGAAGTGTCTCTAAAATTCATACACAATTGGTGGTGGAGTGAAAACGGAGTACGATGCTGACTTTAATGGGAACATGCTATGTAGTATACTTCAGTGCACTGCATTAGTTAACAACTGCAGGTACAAACCAGGTTTTATTTTATGAACAAGGAAAGCGATGCTCAGGAAGATTGGATGCACTACCCCAAATCAAATGGCTAGGTTGCCAGGGAGATGCAGACGTGAAGTGTTGCGATCcgaatgttttccttttttcactATTCTACATTCAGGGATGGTTTTCTGATTTCAGCTATTCACTGAGGGAGTCAGAGAACAGAGAATGTGTTTATCACTGTACAGAAAGAGTGAGCTAGAATATATGCAGAAACCTATCAAACCGAGAAATCCAGGACATAGAGGGAAAGGGTGCTTCGTCCAGGTAAGGCTGGGTTCCAACAGTTTTTCCCAGCAGACATCCTTGCACACACACCGAACTGCCCTTGTGTTGACTTTTTCCCCCTTAGGTGAAGTTACTAGCCCCGCCCCCTCTTCTAGGACAATGGAggtgagaagaaaatgaaggaggcACACCTGGTGAAATGAAATTAAACCctgtatttaaaacaacaacaacaacaacaacagcaaaacctgtGTGGTCAAGACATAGGAAGTCACATCCGCTTATGGAGAAGGGGCCCACTCTGTAAGACTCTTAACTTAAAGGTCAGGCGTGGGGAGGCTGGGGAAGGCCTACCAGATGCCTTAAGCCCTCAGAGCACAGGGCCCATTTGCCTCTTCTCCTACAACCACTACTGGTCATTTGGTCTCCTGGAAAGAAGGTGGCAGCAACCTCTCCCTGAGTCGGGGCTGAAAGCCTCACCCTTCCACGCCCTCTCTCTTTACCCCCAACCCACGCCTTCAGGCAGCAGTGACAAAACAGACTTCTGAACACATTTATTTGACATGTCACGTGGTAAGGACCGACTTAGACTTGCTCCCCACATATCCCTGTGGGGGGTGTTCATaagctcagacacacagaagagcaACTTTGAGCCCATGATCTACCCCTGGGGGAAACAAGACAATCGGGAGTGGTGTgcgtgttggggggggggtgtgggggggggtgggtgggggcacaggGAGGGAATAAAAAGCAGGAAATTGAGAAGCGTAGGGCGTGAAAGGCAGCAGCAGAGCCAAGATTGGGAGCTGCTTCAAGAACCCCAAGAATAGTGAagaagacgggggggggggggcgagagggaggggaagggggacgCGGGGGACGGAGCTAGGAGCCAGGCATGGAGAAGCGAGGCCAGCAGAATGCGGTGAGATAGTCATGAAGAGAAAGCAGACTATGCGAGGATATGATAGGTAGGCCATGTGGCAGGGCATACATGGAAAGCGAGGGATTGCTTCTTCAGGAGGGCAAAGCTACAGGAGACCAGCCAAGAGTGGGGGCTCCCTGCTGCTTCTGAACAAGTGTGAGTCTGGGACCCTAGCACAAGTGGTCCTCTGTTGGTGTGCTGTGCCTATGGGTTCCCAAGTAATCCCATGTACTTGTGAAATGACCAGGGCACGGGTGCGTGGGTCTAAACGCCCAGTAAACACAGTATTTATCCTTCTCGCTACTAAGTGTACTGTGCTTGTGGACACATGCTCACCCATGTGTGCGTGCACAGTGCCAGGAGCACATGCAAGAGATCCCGTGTCCGAGGTATCAGCTGGTTCTCCCTCTATCAGGGTCCTGACCCTCCCCCTCCTTGGGCCGCTCATCTCTTTCAGCGTCCGGGTTCCCCAGGCCCGCCTAGACTCTGGAAACCCCCTAGCAGGCGAATCTGCTCAGTCTGCATGGAGTGGCGTCTCACTAACTTGCGCTTGGTCCTGGGAGACCCTGGTGCCCCAGAGTGTGGAGGGGCAGGCAGTGAGGGTGCCCGACCTCCGGGTTGGGGACGAATGTcggggatgggagggtggggacTGACGTTGAGAGGAGGCAAGAAACCCGGTCGCGTTTGCGAGATGTGGTCCAGGAGCAAGGTCCCGGAGCCTCTTCTCTCCAGCAGCCCTGGACTCCGCCTCCGTCCGCTCAGCGGGGATACAGCCCCAGGCAGACTTTCCTGGGACTGGCGTGGAGAGGAAACCGAGCCCGCTGGAGGGAGGGTCAGAGGAGAGGCGCTGTATCGCCGGCGCTCCAGGGATAAACGGCTGGATTCAGGGGAGTCAGGGCAAAAATGTCCAGGGGTGTCGAGCTCCACCGGTTCCATGCGGCTCAGTTTTTGCCTTAGCCCTGAAGGAAGACCAGACTCCTGAGCCTCGGGCGCAGTGTTTCGCCGCGAGAGAGGACCCCCACCCGTCACTTTCTCCGCCCATGGGGGCGGGTCCTCCGGGCCTTCGGTGCTGTGACGCCGAGAAAGACGCGGTCTACCGGTCAGGGTCAAGCCGTTGAATTCAGCAGCCAGGCGCTCCAAGCCGGGCCTCCCTTCCGCAGGAGGAACCGGTTGGGGAGGAGCTACAAGGCCCCAGGGCTCGGAATTGAGCCTTTTGAGTGGTTTTGGAGGATGCCGAGGTGGTTTGGGGAGAGGCTCCGAAGGGGAAGGGTCATCAGGGGGCTTAggaagaggaaattcaaaaatgtctcttttctcctcttcttcctgggcGCGAGGGGATAACAGCCcgcgtcctcctcctcctgcagtcTGCAGTTGGACTTCTGAAGGCGACGTGCAGACCCCTGGACTAGGAGGAGCGGGTGCAGGGTCCTCTACCCCCGGGGACGGCGGGGAATTAAGATACTGCCTGGTCTTCTTGGTGCCCGAGGGCGAGGTATCCGTGGTTATAATGATGACCTCCGTGCCCTTGGCCTTGCAGGCGTCCAGCAGTGTGGCAAGGGTCTCGCGGTCCCCGCGGTCCAGGGCGTGGACAAGCGCCGAGGCGCCAGCGTGATCTCGGACTGAGGGGTCTGCGCCGTGGgcaaggagcagagaggccaCTGCGGCTCCCCCACCCCCGGCGCAAGCATGCATGAGAGCGGTGCGTCCTAAACGGTCTGCGATGTTGGGATCCGCGCCTTGCTCCAAGAGATAGCGGACCATGCGCGCCTTGTTCTGAGGGTCGTCGTAACGGGCCCTACAGGCCGCCATTAGCGCAGTCTCCCCTTGGGCATCACCCTCATTCACGTAGGCTCCTCCCTCCAGAAGCAAACGGGCCAAGCGTAGCTTACCCTGTCCCACAGCCCGAAGAAGAGCGTGGCCCTCGGTGTGCAGCATAGCTGCGGCTCGGGCAAAAGCACCGATGGAGCCGGGACTGGGACCTGCCGAAGATATCTAGGAGTATGGGGGTGGTGGTTGGGAGAGGCCTGAGGTCTTGGTAGTGAAGCCTATCCctgtgaaaaagagagagagctcattgacaggctcagcagggaaactgaggcaccgaTGAACGCACCTGATGTATGCCCGGGGTGGGGGGCTGGTACAATGCACAGTCTTTCCTTTTGACTCCTGCCTTTGAGTCGTCCCATCCCCCCCACGCATGTcagaggaggtgggaagggtgCACCACCCGCACTGAAGGATGAGAGcgcgtgcatgtacacacatgcacgcgcacagaTATTCCCACCCCCCCCATTCGCACCCCACGGCTTATCAGACCTTTCCAACACCCCCCTTTTCTTATCCACACTTGGAATCCCCCTCTCTAGGATACTGAAcgccacccacccacacacatgcacccgtACAGTCATACACATATTTCTATTCCTAACCTCTTTTAGATTGCCACATCCCCAAAAATtgaggggggggggagcagatTGCAATTGGGACCTAAAGGGGTGGAGAAAGAATTAGGGTTTCTTTTGCCTTTGCAATGTTCCCCATTGCGCCTTGTTCTTCCCCCTCCCAGCCTGTACCCCCAAATAGATACCTGAATGTCCGCATAATCTCTGCCTGGCCAGGATTGAGGCCGGGGCCATGGGGGCCTCTGGGGTGGAGGAGCCGGGTACCTGGGGGCCCACATGGCGTGGGGGGGTACCCGGATTCCCTTGGTGTCAGTATCTGCGCCTCAGCGCTGGATCCTGGTCCCTCCTCCCGGTGCGCCCCGGGCACAGCGCCGGCTCcggaggagagaagggggggtgggggcggagcTCTTCTGAGCTATTTATAGCCCAGTCTCTGCGGGTGGGGGCGTCCGGCACCGATccgctccccacccccatgcgCACACATATAAACCTATAAAtcctaaaggggaaaaaaaaagcacctaGCGCCTCCAATCTTGACTTCCCTTTCTTAACCCACCTCCCGAACCCAAACAAACCTAAGTGCTCCTTAGGGGACTCTCCCACGACCCATTCAGGAACCATCCAGATTCTTCGTTGATCTTCAACAGATCTCCATGAGCTCCGGTATGCCAGACCTGACTGCCACACACGGCATATGGCACACTGTGCAGAGGGGTATAGGGAGGCGGTTGGGATCTGCAGCAGCGTCCACACAGAGCATAGAGGCAGGAGATGTGGCTCCCTTCCCGTAGTTTAAATATCAGCGAAAGTGTAGCCTGGAATCAGACAGCACTCTATTCCCGCTGCACCCCTCTCAAACATCACACACCGTAGAGACGCTTGGATCTCATTTCCCTTGGGTCCCATTAGGAATGTGAGGACAGTGGCTT carries:
- the Ankrd34a gene encoding ankyrin repeat domain-containing protein 34A codes for the protein MLHTEGHALLRAVGQGKLRLARLLLEGGAYVNEGDAQGETALMAACRARYDDPQNKARMVRYLLEQGADPNIADRLGRTALMHACAGGGGAAVASLLLAHGADPSVRDHAGASALVHALDRGDRETLATLLDACKAKGTEVIIITTDTSPSGTKKTRQYLNSPPSPGVEDPAPAPPSPGVCTSPSEVQLQTAGGGGRGLLSPRAQEEEEKRDIFEFPLPKPPDDPSPSEPLPKPPRHPPKPLKRLNSEPWGLVAPPQPVPPAEGRPGLERLAAEFNGLTLTGRPRLSRRHSTEGPEDPPPWAEKVTGGGPLSRRNTAPEAQESGLPSGLRQKLSRMEPVELDTPGHFCPDSPESSRLSLERRRYSASPLTLPPAGSVSSPRQSQESLPGAVSPLSGRRRSPGLLERRGSGTLLLDHISQTRPGFLPPLNVSPHPPIPDIRPQPGGRAPSLPAPPHSGAPGSPRTKRKLVRRHSMQTEQIRLLGGFQSLGGPGEPGR